The nucleotide window ATCATTAGAAGTctcattagagcatggaatgggttgcttgaatcatcCAGAAAACCAATTACTTAGATCTAGCAGAGTCTCTACTTTAAATTAGCATGCACTAGCTGCTAGCATATGATGTAATAAAATGTCATTATCTTCTGCTTTGAAAGAGGTTTATAAATTATAAGATTAGATTATTTTAGATACTATCTAGATATCTGGATCTAGTACTATATCTAGAAGATCATACTAAATCTAGTATTCTAGTACTCTAAGTTGAAGACTTGAAGACTCCCACTCTGTAACTCTACTACTAGACAAGAACTAAACTCCAGTTGGTTggattagattctagatttatgcTTGCTAAATTTCTCACAGAGCCATCTAGATACCAAGACAAAActagatttaaaatttttaaaaataaatctagattataatgaaaataattatataacatCTCTACTTTTAGGTGAAATGGATTCGCAGAATGTCCAAGTGTATCATATTGCTGATGAAGACCAAGAGGCTGGTTTGCCAGAGGAAGGAAATCATCTAACAAATAGTGATAGTAAGGATCTCAGTGAAAATGAAGCCAAAGTGCAGGAAAATgttaaagatgattctgatccTGGTGAGAGTGATACTATAGTTGCTGTTGAAATTGTGCATGCTATTCTTGATGAACAGGAAATTAAATTTCCTTCCAAAGATGTGAACCACAATCCAATGATTGAAATTAAAGAGGCTGATATTAAGGACACTGCAGTCAATGGCATGGAAGGCAATGTAACACTAGTCACCACTGAAACTTTCTTGGCACCTGTTGAAGATAATGGTAGGAAGGACATAATGTGAACTTATAAGCAGGGCTATTTAttaccatgtttttttttttatgcctttGATCATGTCAAATCTATTTGTATTTCCTATATAAGACACTAAGAGGCTTGATAGCTGAGTTGTTAAGTGCTCGGCTTccgagctgggggggggggggggttccgagtttgaatctctgtgtagactgggattttgaatttcaagaaATTTAATACACCTCAGAGCTctaatggtacctgacattagtttgggaaaagtaaaggcggttggtagttgtgttggccacataacatcctaGTTAACTGTcagccacagaaactgatgatctttacatcatctgtcctatagatcgcaaggtctgataggggaactttactttacactAAGGTGTTCCTATTCTGGGTATCTTTAAGTCATCATTTTTTGAGATGGTGAGCTAATGATGGGTTATGCTTTCAGAACAATGTCcatccatgttttttttttgtttttttttacttgaaccCATTTTCATATTCCACTTTTTATATGGTGAAAATAGCAGTGGTcctatgtagatctatacaaaattacttttaagaCTTAAGGATTGCCAAAAGTACCTGCTTTGTTGCCTGAGAAGAACATTTATAACTAAAAACTTTTTGCCATGTTGTCTACAAACTTAAAGTTTCTTGTTCATTATataatgtttctatttttaatcaatttaaagtaaaaatggtTGTTAGGAGAACAGTATTTATATTGTCCTTTCCCTGCATACCTTTCCAGCATCACTATtctgtaatattattttttccatttttggGCCTTACGCAATGCATTACTATCTATTAACTTAGTCAATATGAGATAAATTTGGGcaatggaaaacaaaacaaacaaaattatatttataatttataagcaGGATTAAATAGAAATCTTGTAATATCCTGAACACAAAGTGTTGAACACTTTTCCTTAACCCATAACAGGGACATGTTAGTTCTGTTTAgacttttatttgtaagttagaGTTTCAGCGGCTACTACAGAAATGAAGGTTATTATGTCATAATCCAAACCTCTAGCACATTGCTGAAGATGATTGCTGGAAAGCTCAAATTATGGACTACACTGAAGACAGTCTAAAGCCCATACGGTCCACATGGTTAGGCAGCCAATAATCACTTGACTACAAATAGCTAAATAGGTTTTATCTGTGCTCTTCATAATTACAACCACTATTCTCTGGAATAAAggaacacatctctctattatTGGGAGCTAAGATCAAACACATCCCTCTATAATTGAAAGATAGAATCAAACATCTCTCTATAATTGGAAACTAGAATCAAACACATCCATTTATAATTGGGAGCTAGGATCAAACACATCTCTCTATAATCGGGATCTAGAATCAAACACATCTCTCTATAATTGGGATATAGAATCAAACACATCTCTCTATAATTGGGGATTAGAATCTTTTCCCTGGATGAGTAATCTAaaaaattgaatcattaaaGAGGCAGAGGATTTTATAAGTCTTTTTTCTATTTGGATCCATATTtgtagaaaaataattttaaaatactttttgttttcacctGCAGCTTTTGTAACATATCTTGACTTaataatgaaatgctaaaatatatttattacattttatgcAGAAGAGGAACATATGAAAGAAAGTTCAGAAGTTTCTGTTATGTTGTCACATGAAGAGCCAGAAAAGTCATCTTCGGGTCAACATGAGACACCAGACACTAACCTTGGCATGGCTCCTGTATCTACTGATACAGAGCTCGATGCCTTCTTTGGCACAGGCGACTCTAAGGAAACTGAAGGGCGTGGCCACTTTCCAGCTTTGGACTTTGTGGATCTCGAGACAGATGAGGAGGGGCATCAGGATTTGAACAGGGATGATGGTGGTGGGGGAGAGGAGGAGTCATCTGTGCACAGGGAAACAACATGTGAAACTCCTCAAGGCTTAAAGGATGCTGCTGACAGTGGAGTTGCTGAAGGTTTGTTTCGTTAAAGTCATTAGCTTGTAACTTGTTACTGTCTCAGTGTACTAAGCCTGCTATTAATGAACTTTCTTCTTTGATTTTGAAATCCATATTACTTCTTAAAATCTTCTTAATGACTTTTTCATTATAAGACCTATTCATAGTTTGTCTCTGTTCTTATCATGTTTCTTAGTCATGAAGTATAGTCCTCTTACTGCAGATGTGCACAAGAggcaaatgttgttgttgttttttttttgtcttcttctgtgttgaaaaaaaaaaaagtgaaccaCTAAATTCTAAGGAAAATAATATTGCATGTTAGTGAGTAATCTGCAGGCTTTACTTTTTTCATCTTatgtcaaatatttatttagaggTTGATTTAGCTTTCAAGCCCATGAGTTAAAATGATTCAGGTGCAGGGCATTTGCTTTGATATCTATATTCAATTTCTGTCCTCAATAGACTCCATCTTTATATATTCATCATCATTACATATTGTTTTTTCATTATATGATATGTTTCATGATTTGTTAGTCTAAATGAAGTCTTACAAGCTTTGGAGATCTACCTTCTATTAAAACATTCCCTTTAGTGGGCTTGATATTTTAAAACTCGAGTTGAAATAATTCATTAGAAATAGTAATATATGTATTCTAAACTTTTTTAACACTATTCTTTTATTATGTCATTAAAAACTGTAGCAATGCATTTATCTGTAATTAACAAAGTGAAGGAGAAAGTACACAGCAGTATAAACTTTAATGTAGCAAGGAGCCAAGGAACACAAAATCTATTTGCAGTGATTAACAAATACATGCTTGGTGTAGTGTAACTGTAGACTAGATTATGACTAGTTCACAATTTTGTGAGCCCAAGGAAACACAAATGAACTGTATTTCCCCACTGAAAATAATGCATTGTATATCAATGAACAGATCAAGGTTTTGCTGGCCGACTTCTAGCAAAATGACTGAACATTCAGTGGTCCCAGCATTTGGAAACTTTGTGTGAAAAAGTTTAAATAGATTTCATGTAGGTACGCAAGTAGATAATCTAGAAATGCCCTTTTATAGCGAAGACAAACTTCTGCAGCTGACCCCATGATCGTTtatatacatcttttttttttaatacaattttattttgagatttgaaaaaaaaatgtttgtaactagttctttgttttttttttaacaacccCAGTTCAACAATTGTTGAACCATGTCTTGAAATGTATATAActtcttttattgtttatttatagttgTCTCTCTTTTCTGATAGTTTATTTTGATGTCATACATTTTTTCTCCCATTGTAAATTCTCTTGGCCACATGATTCATTTTTAAAGCTTCAGTTACAATAGCACAGGAATCCTGAGTGATAAACCTTTTGTCCAGAGTTCCTCTTAATGGATTATTCCTGGACCTTAAATAAATGGATCATGTGTCGTGGTCTTTCTTTCACCCTGCTGATGTGGTTCAAAGTAGTATGATgccaaaatatattttgtactcAGTTGCTTGAATTTTTTTGGACATACAATAGTAAATAGTCCCAAGGTCTAAAGAGCATCACTCATGAATTTCCCCTGAAGTCATAGAAGTACAAGCTAGCAAAGAATTGCAATTAGAGTGTGTGTACCCTTCTAAAAGATTTGCCTTACTAGCCTAGTGAGATCCAACTGGCTGAAGCTTCTGGTGTTAGAGACGCCAGGAATCTGCCTTCTGTCAGTTGAATAAGCCTGTGAGGGCTTAATATCCAAGCTCTTCAGAGCAGGCCAGATGCTGAACTTGGTTGTCTGAGGCTTAACGACTAGTGAAATCTGCATATATGGAGTGTCactagagaatgctgaccatatccttcaaaactgcattctttaccaagaggcctgaacaagacactggccccaaaacacctctatagaaagaaaactatatgaagaGCTCCCTGGTTAGGAagccactgcacagttcatctcatgtattggtctagtcatctgaatgctccaacattataatgagaacgaggaagaagaagaggctaaacttggttgtcagaggctatttgagacataTGCCATTAAGTGTTAAGTcattgtattattgttattcttaTTTCAATGGTTAGACTTTCTAtgtgtctttgtattttatactGTAAACTTCAATACAAATGTGAAGCTAAATGCTGAAACAATGATCAATGCATACATAGTACATGCATAAAGGCAGCACTAAGGACCACATTTTTTATGAGAAAATGGTGAGTTAAATAGAACGAAATTAGGGATTGCACTGACCAGGGCATGAACCAGTGACCTTCAAGTATGACAACTCCAATGCAGTGCCAAGCGAACAAACCATTAAAATATCCAGATCTCCATGAGAAGATCTTTCTGATCTTTGGCATTCGCAAGCATACACTTGCCATCCATAGGTTACGTGCCCCCACCTTGCCATGAGTTGTTGTATCAGAGGTTCACTGGTTCATGCCCAAATCAGTGCAGTCTCTTATTTCATTATGTTTAATTTAcgtttttctctaaaaaaaatattatttggtCCCTAGCGCTGTCTTATATATGTGATATGTATGCTCCATTCTTTAAAGCCTCTAGTTCTGACTGACATTGTAGATAAACTGTTGTGTGTCATGTCTATTAATTAATAACTAACAGGTGATGTGAAAATGGAAGATCGTGTTACTAACCCAATGGAGGATGCTGGTCAAAATGCCCAAAGAGCCAGTAGAGACAGCCCACCCAGGCTCGACACAAAAGACTATCCTCTAAATTATCAGAATTATAAAGTGTGCAGAGAGGTTGGTCTGCTTTCACTTTAGTAAATTCTTTGTTTGGTGTCTGCTTCAATTACAGATTTACCAACGCTAATTTAATTGCAAGAAATGGGAAAGTGATGGGTGGAAATGGAAAAGGtagggaaaaaaagtaaatatttatttagaggGTGCTTCATTATAATGTGAATTTCAAAATCAGAAGATAaggcaattaaaataaaatactgtgaaaaaaattatatgaaaaaaaaaagatttaaacaaaagtttcagcaaaaatttttttcataaaccTTTGGAAATAGAATTATATTCACATATGGTGTATTTATCCACTTTATATTACCATATCTGATGTAATTTGATTAACATATAATTCTTAACTTAATGTTttcttccccctccccctccctgtGACTGCTCTGTTGGATACAGCTACAGCCAGGGGTTGAAGAGTGTATTATATTAGAAACTGGTGAACAGGTCATCTGTGACACTAGACCCAAAGCAGAGGTCAGTGAGCAAACTATTGATAGGTCACTTAACTCCACCAGTGATAGTAATGCCAGCTCATCCCATTCTCAGATATTTGTAAGGACTGTGGGCAATGTACCCTATCACAATGACACAATCTTCAAAGACTCTGATCCAAATAGACGAGTGTATGGCATAGATGACAATGCATCGCCAAGGTCTACACCGGAAATGACCTTGAAAGAGCTTGCATTCAACGGGGACGGACTTTCTTTTCACACCCAACGCAGTGATTCACCTGAATCTCCACAGGAAATGGTCCCTGGGAGTGACCAAGAGGTTTACATCACTGAAAATGGGGTTGCTGTCATTATGGACAACGTGGAGGATGACATCAAAATGAATCTGCAGTCTAGTACGGCATGGGTTGTCAGCATAGAGGAAGGGATTTCTGTGATGACGGAATCCAGGCTTGTACAAAGGAACAGTGAAAGTCATCCACTGTCTGGTGATATAAGTGACGGATTTATACATTTGGATTTGAATAGTAAGTTGTTCTATTTATTGTTCTGGTTTTGTCACCAAATGAAGCTTGTATACCCATAGAGTGTAAATCTGTCATGTTGCATGTATTTTGTTAGTATTGTACTGCTTACATTTGATCACTGGTCTATATTATCTGATATGTACATtgccaatttgtttttttattaccttttttttatcctCACCATATATTGTATTATACTTTGCTTTCCTTCGTGTTGTAGTGTAACTTTCTGTATgttggacttttttttattttcaaaattagaaaataattctTTGCTCATAAAAACGCATttattattctaaaaaaaatatttttttttttttttaaattatgatgaAGGGAATAAGGAAGAAAGCCAACACACactatttctttctgttttaattCCCAGATAATGTATTGCTTTACTTTCACCATTTTATCATTGCTTTGCTTTGTTTTGAGTTAATGTTGACCAAATTGATGGTTTTAattgagttgttttttaaagttcttaagctTACACTGTAGaaataaaagattattttttttatttatacaatatGATGTTGATGTAATATCaaattatattttagtttagtaacttaagaaaaataaacttttttacctttttgtattttgataATTAGTCTCTGAAACAGATATTTaagaaagtatttatttttaactttctacaattttttttttcagaagaaGAACAGAAACTAAACTCAGAGATCAAGCTTGAGAGGTTTGTCTTTAATCACAATTTTAAACTATATATAAATCactatttgtttttgtctttaattacaattttaaactaTATATAAATCACTATTTGTTTTTACCCCGGCATCATGAAGTCCCCCTTTCAAGccttgcgatctttagggcagatgatgtaaagctcatctaaTTCAGTGGCCTATGGTTcataagggtgtcatgtggccagcacaataactaACCActattactttccccaactaatgtcagttacccataaTTAAAGTGAAACTGTTAAAAGAGTTAGACTTGTCTTTGGTGTTTGtacaagaataaaattaaacacctcAACCAAAACTACAACTTTTGAGTGTCACTTTTTTAACTTGAGCCATTTACCCACTTTACTTCCTATTAAAATGTGTCCTTAAATTGTTTTGTTGCtgattttgttttcaagaaTCCTTCTAGGTAAAATATCTTCATATTACCTGTCCTCCCTGCAGAAATCAAGCTaaaaacaagacatgaatccTTAAacgaattttatttatttaaaacatttgaaacaaactagAATATATCCCACACCCCTACAAACTTTGGATACTTTCTGAGTGTCTCAAATAATTTCATCTCATATAGGCCCTTTTAAGTAACAAACACTTTCCATGGTACTATTGCAGTATAAGGCAGTGAAGGTACCAAGTTATTTCTCTGTGGCACTGACAACAATTAACCCAACAGCTCATCTGCTCTAGGACAAAATATGAATGTAattgtatataattttttttttagaattagcCAGATTCCATTGGATGACAGCGAGGAAAAATCTGAAAACTTTGCCCCTCTGATGGAGCCACAACTACTCGgcaacaaaaataataacaaccAGGAAATGCGACTGGAGGAAGTCGATGTCAGCAATAATGCTGATGATAAACTGAGTGATGAGGAGGACTTCAGGCACCTGAGAAGCTCAGATCTTCGTTACACCTTCTCTTCTTCCAGCAGGTAATTCGTTTTCTGTATTGCGACTAAAGGCTCGCTAGTTGACTTTGAGTTTATGTACTTAAGTTGTGTTTAGAAGAGTTTAGCTAAAACATCAGGTTATGGTGAAGCTGTGACTACCCAGTGAGAGTGGATTTCTGTATCTTTGTACTATGTAATACTTTGGCTGAAAGATTAAATTGTAATTACAGTCCTATTGTTTGATATGTTTACATTTTACTGCCAAAGAGTAGTATATAATGTAATGAGCAATTGAAatagtcttcttcttctagccagctttttgctgctgagctgtcagctcttttgcagactgtgccaatgaaaaaaagtgtgcagttttcttcagttgttcaacactgccatacagggtgttggttatgttgggctgaagtggtagtagggtctgcctgtggattaggaaggggcattcaaatagtcaaacatgaattaattttcCTCTATTTAAGTACATCTTCCTGATCTAAATCACATATTTTTTGTGTTTACCAAGTCTAATGATATTCAGTATAACATGAGAGaactgcctggttgtgtggtatgcactctggactgtgtTCCCTGGTTTGAACCCTATTAGCCACCATCCCCTGCTGTCTTGCGGGAGCTTTGAGCtaggatataataatataaattccTAAAGGaccatccgaaacatgtaaaataaaagaaaaataacaagGTTTACAGTAGTTGTGCTAATTAAGATCAGACTGATAAACATAAGCCCAGTTATTTAATATGTAGTTTATAATGTTTTCTCTCTTAGGGCCCAACCAGCTTCTCCTGCATACAGTCACTATGAGAACAGAAGCTACCAACACAGCTATGATCCCTCAGAGTCGAGGCCAGCCGTTTCCAAGAACAGCTACTCTACTGACATGGGAGGCAACTATGAGGATAACCGAAGCTACAGGATACgagaagaaaataattattacagGCAACTTATATTTTAGTTACTTTATtttaacaccttttttttttctgactacaAAGCCcgtttttaaatttgtatagtCATAGCCCTTAGCATAATTAGCATGCAgggctttattttgttttatactttgCATATAGAAAaggttatttcttttttttttttatcctgtaATTCTAACTATGTCAGTGCAATCTTTTTATTTGGGAAAATCCAGACAATTCAATTCATTGCCATACACATAAACTGTAACTTATCTGTAAAGTATTTGtgtttttctatatatttcaaacaaaataacactaagcaatttaattttttttttttttaatttccttgtTTAGAActagaaatgatttttttagttGAATGCTGTATATctcaaaattaacattttttttttatctatccaTCCAGGTCAGCAGACTCAAGTTCAGTTGATTCTACCAGCTTGTCCACCAGATACACTCCCATTGAACGAGGTGATCCCAAGAGAGACTCGGCACGCTCTGAGTCTATGACAGTTCCAAAGTTTAAAACTCTCCAAGACCAACAGGTTGGATAcatttttctaaaaagaaaaaaaaaaagagctttattttaattttgaaaaatagcAAATGGTTGTTTAATTAGTCTTTGAGCTGGTGAACTCTATATAGTACAAAAATATTGTCCCAATCAATTCTGTCTTAATTATGCCACAGTCCATCAATGTACTGGATCTGGttgataaaattataatttaaacattaattagtTTGAACATAATAAATTAAACAGTAATAGGTGCTTCTTCCAATATAATGATTTAATCTTATAAAATGTGTTTATGGAACGAACTGAATTACATTTAGAATTAGCGCTAGATCTTCTAGAGacaataataatggcaatatcttggattccaaagattaatgataagtgcagtgtttcacatgataatcaaacccagttgcgacctgtatatttttctgcatctcgtgcagacaaagccgttgcttacttaagttttcttttgatCTCCTGCGCCTAACTTCAACAATTGCTTTTCGTTGGGTCTCAAATTTGTGTTCTGctgcctttgtgagagctctccaactagATATAAGGTAGTTCTTAAACCTCAAGCATTTCATTTTCACCTGTTAACTAAGGAATAAAtacttaaacaaaaatgtttcagGAACTTATTACTTCCTTACCAGTGTCTCTATCTTGTTTCAATAACTAAGAGACTCATTGTTATAGTTGTtacttttttatactttttttttacttttaaacttaaaatctaACTCACGGACATGGCtcaatgaaataagaaatgaaaaGTGGAAGCTAAAAGAGGGGCTTGTGGTGTGGTTCAATCAAAATTATCATCTCTTTCAATACATATACTTGTATTGTATTGCGTCACTAAGATGTGTACGCTAATAGAGCAGGAAAAACAACTACTCAAGTAGTCCTCTGGCAAAAAAAACTGGGctgtacttgaaaaaaaaaattgtgcttatttttacaaatcattGTGTTCAAAGTCATTAAAGCTTGGCTTGAGTTTTAGTGTTTTCTTTCAGATCCGCATCACATTCAAACAAGGAACATATTGTCACTCATTAGTGACATTTCATTCCATTCATTGTAGTACAATGACTTTTTAGTATCTAGTTCTCCAGCTGAGAACAACAATGTTTCTCATTAAGAGTCTGTAGTCTGTGTATAAGCTTCTATTCATACCTAACCTACATTTCAGTAAGCTTCTCACATCCCATATTTAACAGTTTCCCACCTACCCCACATTTCACTAAGTTTCCTACCTAACTCACATTTCACAATGCCACTCATGTACCTCTTATTTCACAAAGTTCCCCCACCTTTAAGAtcagataagataattttattgatccaatcaaatggaaattcagtttgactacaattgacaacatcagcaTAACTACtatacaataacagtatagatgaaaatTCGAACATCATTCACACATGAAACACtcacacattcacaaccagcgctttatgaatttgacttctatgtacttctcgatgacgacagctgatcttgtaacactctgaccgaaagtgggataaaggagtttttaaatctttctgttttagtcctaaatggaaaggagacgaccatgttttgacagtgttcactccatttcagtttgttgttgatggttgttcctggatatttatattcttgtacttgttctatggtttgattgtttatctgaatttctgcaatatagcctttatgtttcctaaagtcaataatcatttctttagttttctgaacatttcccacattttaaaaagttccccCACCTACCCCACATTTCACAAAGTTCCCCACATACCCTACATTTTACATAGTTCCCCACCTAGCCCTTATTTCACTATGTTGTCCACCTAGTCCACATCTCACTAGTTTGCCCACCTACCACACATCCCCTTAGCCCACACTTCACTAAGTTTCACCTCCCTCACCTAGCCTTTATTTCACTATGTTGCCCACCTACCACACATGTCCCTAAGTTCCCCACCTAACCCACATTTCACTAAGTTCACTAAAGTTTCCCACCTCCTAGCAGGTGAGTTGGCTGGAGATGTTTAAGATGATTGAGGAGCAGCATAAGTGTGACCTGCAAGCTCAGTACATGGAACACCAGAGGATCCTGCAAGAGATGCAGAGGAACATGGAGAAAGAGCTAATCAAGCAACAAGAGAcgctaaaaaaaagattgtcgAGTCACCGAGAGGTGAGTCAGTTTAAATTCTACAacacattattttatgttattgtcataaatgtttattgttttttttttgagaatgatacttttgtaatatttaaagaaaacagcTTATGTTGAATTTTGATACCTAGgcaatttgtaaagaaaatatcCTAGTTGGTATTCTTGCATGGCCTATATATTTCTATTGTGCATAAATGATGAATAAAACCTTGTATCTATTCAGATTCTTGAGGAGCTCTCCCCTTCCAGAGGTAGCggaagaaaaatggatgaggatCATAACATAAACCAGTCTCGTAAGTTTGATGAGGATGATTTTAAGGAGAGTAGGCGTATGAACGAAAGCTCAAGCCACACAACGTTGATGGGGGTACCGGTCTCCCTGAGAAATCCACCACCTTTAAACAGATATATCCAGCACGAGTTTCTAGAGAAAAGTGAGTCTGCAGTTTGTTTCCACCATTGTAGATTTATTTAGGAAGTTATTCTTTCTTCCCCTTTCCCCAGTTTCCAAAACTGgttcagataagtgataggatcacagcgtattgagaaagctaaaagcatgaaatagtgctaagcaaaaacaatgggtaaa belongs to Biomphalaria glabrata chromosome 12, xgBioGlab47.1, whole genome shotgun sequence and includes:
- the LOC106052172 gene encoding uncharacterized protein LOC106052172 isoform X3, which encodes MDSQNVQVYHIADEDQEAGLPEEGNHLTNSDSKDLSENEAKVQENVKDDSDPEEEHMKESSEVSVMLSHEEPEKSSSGQHETPDTNLGMAPVSTDTELDAFFGTGDSKETEGRGHFPALDFVDLETDEEGHQDLNRDDGGGGEEESSVHRETTCETPQGLKDAADSGVAEGDVKMEDRVTNPMEDAGQNAQRASRDSPPRLDTKDYPLNYQNYKVCRELQPGVEECIILETGEQVICDTRPKAEVSEQTIDRSLNSTSDSNASSSHSQIFVRTVGNVPYHNDTIFKDSDPNRRVYGIDDNASPRSTPEMTLKELAFNGDGLSFHTQRSDSPESPQEMVPGSDQEVYITENGVAVIMDNVEDDIKMNLQSSTAWVVSIEEGISVMTESRLVQRNSESHPLSGDISDGFIHLDLNKEEQKLNSEIKLERISQIPLDDSEEKSENFAPLMEPQLLGNKNNNNQEMRLEEVDVSNNADDKLSDEEDFRHLRSSDLRYTFSSSSRAQPASPAYSHYENRSYQHSYDPSESRPAVSKNSYSTDMGGNYEDNRSYRIREENNYYRSADSSSVDSTSLSTRYTPIERGDPKRDSARSESMTVPKFKTLQDQQQVSWLEMFKMIEEQHKCDLQAQYMEHQRILQEMQRNMEKELIKQQETLKKRLSSHREILEELSPSRGSGRKMDEDHNINQSRKFDEDDFKESRRMNESSSHTTLMGVPVSLRNPPPLNRYIQHEFLEKKKEMSSPSRQADTSLNLSRLSTVGGDKQLRGGVYSSPLPLAKVKHKNSPRGSKSYEDTHYVSPRDDISRNSVHWAYDVATSQRPGSGDSSLCESDDVLSPRTRINLREKHAKHLADLKAYYEEELQELRQLLAARVDRLGADGSRSSMTAGDKILSSENQELRQKCKELQDMLHDSRIENRELQQKIQGLEIRASDYAGRFDTAQAQVLSLKTRLEEVTEFAKEKEALAAEVELKHKKTIEALQMSFKKEKELSESLHNAKITIQRLVDKYETLEKDYALIKDSLAATEEKLFTSRSEAMDSSSKLTRLEHEVKQLKHDNEVLKHERAIACSNQMLKTSYEEAYSPSTSGFDRSRPVYSSPAKARTRSADGSQFSNTSPESEADLDYIRSPILRAERELRNLQKSFSTQDFTPKLQKKFYGSEVTPRKSGVLSSSKSLSNGHLPAQDPHTKLSSPHSRLSKPGDETPPRTPLKGGYTPSKDVSKGGARVQRESRVRSSPSSKKLCNENGLSSEQALEKVKSGEIVSRPAWEDVYTSLAAPSRQDSIAGKLAALNSSREMMIKERIQNIHNLERKYDELSQEKKKYESALNRLPAQGHRGEKDKLEAELDRVDKELGSVRMSLKRYHVLKSTI
- the LOC106052172 gene encoding uncharacterized protein LOC106052172 isoform X2; its protein translation is MDSQNVQVYHIADEDQEAGLPEEGNHLTNSDSKDLSENEAKVQENVKDDSDPGESDTIVAVEIVHAILDEQEIKFPSKDVNHNPMIEIKEADIKDTAVNGMEGNVTLVTTETFLAPVEDNEEEHMKESSEVSVMLSHEEPEKSSSGQHETPDTNLGMAPVSTDTELDAFFGTGDSKETEGRGHFPALDFVDLETDEEGHQDLNRDDGGGGEEESSVHRETTCETPQGLKDAADSGVAEGDVKMEDRVTNPMEDAGQNAQRASRDSPPRLDTKDYPLNYQNYKVCRELQPGVEECIILETGEQVICDTRPKAEVSEQTIDRSLNSTSDSNASSSHSQIFVRTVGNVPYHNDTIFKDSDPNRRVYGIDDNASPRSTPEMTLKELAFNGDGLSFHTQRSDSPESPQEMVPGSDQEVYITENGVAVIMDNVEDDIKMNLQSSTAWVVSIEEGISVMTESRLVQRNSESHPLSGDISDGFIHLDLNKEEQKLNSEIKLERISQIPLDDSEEKSENFAPLMEPQLLGNKNNNNQEMRLEEVDVSNNADDKLSDEEDFRHLRSSDLRYTFSSSSRAQPASPAYSHYENRSYQHSYDPSESRPAVSKNSYSTDMGGNYEDNRSYRIREENNYYRSADSSSVDSTSLSTRYTPIERGDPKRDSARSESMTVPKFKTLQDQQVSWLEMFKMIEEQHKCDLQAQYMEHQRILQEMQRNMEKELIKQQETLKKRLSSHREILEELSPSRGSGRKMDEDHNINQSRKFDEDDFKESRRMNESSSHTTLMGVPVSLRNPPPLNRYIQHEFLEKKKEMSSPSRQADTSLNLSRLSTVGGDKQLRGGVYSSPLPLAKVKHKNSPRGSKSYEDTHYVSPRDDISRNSVHWAYDVATSQRPGSGDSSLCESDDVLSPRTRINLREKHAKHLADLKAYYEEELQELRQLLAARVDRLGADGSRSSMTAGDKILSSENQELRQKCKELQDMLHDSRIENRELQQKIQGLEIRASDYAGRFDTAQAQVLSLKTRLEEVTEFAKEKEALAAEVELKHKKTIEALQMSFKKEKELSESLHNAKITIQRLVDKYETLEKDYALIKDSLAATEEKLFTSRSEAMDSSSKLTRLEHEVKQLKHDNEVLKHERAIACSNQMLKTSYEEAYSPSTSGFDRSRPVYSSPAKARTRSADGSQFSNTSPESEADLDYIRSPILRAERELRNLQKSFSTQDFTPKLQKKFYGSEVTPRKSGVLSSSKSLSNGHLPAQDPHTKLSSPHSRLSKPGDETPPRTPLKGGYTPSKDVSKGGARVQRESRVRSSPSSKKLCNENGLSSEQALEKVKSGEIVSRPAWEDVYTSLAAPSRQDSIAGKLAALNSSREMMIKERIQNIHNLERKYDELSQEKKKYESALNRLPAQGHRGEKDKLEAELDRVDKELGSVRMSLKRYHVLKSTI